A region of Panicum virgatum strain AP13 chromosome 8N, P.virgatum_v5, whole genome shotgun sequence DNA encodes the following proteins:
- the LOC120685262 gene encoding zein-alpha PMS1-like: MAAKIFALLALLALSVSATTAVIIPQCSLAASAATIPQFLSPIAAVGYENPIVQSYRLQHALAASNLQSSAIALQQQAALLQQQSLAHLIAQSIVAQQQQRVLSPFSQLGLANPATYLQQQMSLPFNQLAAVNPAVYLQQQLLPFNQLAVANSVAFSQQQQLQTFNPLAVAHPAAFWQQQQLVNQLALASPAAFLQQPIVGSAIF; this comes from the coding sequence ATGGCAGCAAAGATATTTGCCCTCCTTGCACTCCTTGCTCTCTCCGTGAGTGCTACCACCGCTGTCATTATTCCGCAGTGCTCACTAGCCGCCTCCGCTGCCACTATTCCACAGTTCCTCTCACCTATCGCAGCCGTCGGCTATGAGAACCCAATTGTGCAGTCCTATAGGCTACAGCATGCACTTGCAGCTAGCAACCTACAATCATCGGCAATTGCCTTACAGCAACAGGCAGCCTTACTGCAGCAGCAATCTTTGGCCCATCTGATAGCACAGAGCATCGtggcacaacaacaacaacgtgtTCTATCACCGTTCAGCCAGCTAGGCCTGGCCAACCCCGCCACCTACTTGCAGCAACAGATGTCACTCCCATTCAACCAGCTTGCCGCGGTGAACCCCGCTGTCTACTTGCAGCAGCAACTGCTTCCATTCAACCAACTAGCAGTTGCGAACTCCGTCGCATTCTCGCAGCAGCAACAGCTGCAGACATTCAACCCACTTGCTGTGGCTCACCCCGCCGCCTtctggcagcaacagcagctcgTCAACCAACTTGCTTTGGCGAGTCCTGCAGCCTTCTTGCAGCAACCCATCGTTGGTTCTGCCATCTTCTAA